The genomic region CAGTACGGCAAGTTCGCCCTGCACCTGGTGCCGTGCGGCGTGTGCCACGCCCACACCACCAACCTGCTGGGCCCCGGCGTCGCCGTCGACGTGGCGGCGCTACTCGCCGAGCTGGCCGAGTTGCGCGAACGCGGCGCGCCCAATCCACGCGTGCTGATTGCCGACCGCGCCCAGGTGGTGCTCCCGTGGCACGTCGAGCTGGACAGGCTCGAGGAGGCTCGGCGCGGGGCGGCCAAGTTCGGCTCCACCCAGTCGGGCATCGCGCCGTTCTACGCCGACAAGTACCTGAAGGTGGGCTTCCAGGTGCGCGAGCTGTTCGACGCCGGCCACCTGCGCGGCCGGCTCGAGCACACGCTGCCGCGCATCAACGTGCTGCGCGAGCACCTGTACGACGCCGCGCCGCTGGCCCTGGAGCGCGTAGTCGAGGAGATGCTTGCCCTCGGCGCCGGGGTGCGCGAGATGGTGGTGGACTCCACGGCGCTGCTGCAGGCGGCGTTGCGCGACGGCAAGCACCTGCTGCTGGAGGGCCAGCTCGGCGCCCTGCGCGACCCCGACCACGGCATCTACCCGTACGTCACCTCCTCCTCGCCGCTGGCCGGGTTCGCCACCGTGGGCGCCGGCGTGCCAGCGCATGCCATCGACCGCGTGGTGGCCACCGTCAAGGCGTACTCCTCCTGCGTCGGCGCCGGACCGTTCACCACCGAGCTCACCGGCCCCTGCGGCGACGAGTTGCGCGAGCGCGGCGGCGACGCCGGCGAGTACGGCGCCACCACCGGTCGCCCGCGCCGGGTCGGCTGGTTCGACGCCGTGGCCACCCGCTACGGCTGCGCCGTGCAGGGCGCCACCGAGCTGGCCGTGACGCTGCTGGACGTGCTCGGCTACCTGGACGCCATTCCGGTCTGCACCGCCTACGAGGTGGACGGCCGGCGCGTGGACGACTTCCCGGCCACGGCGGTGCTGGAACGCGCCCGCCCGGTGTACGAGACCCTGCCCGGCTGGCGCTGCGACATCAGCGGCGCGCGCAGCTTCGCGGAGTTGCCACCCGAGGCGCAGTCCTACGTGCGCGCCATCGAAACCGCCGCCGGCATACCAGTGCGCTGGGTGTCCATCGGCCCGCGCCGCGACCAGCTCATCCACGTCACCTGACGGCCCGCATGCCGGGCCAACGACGAGCACGTGGGCCGACGGTCAGCCAAGTGAGACTCACTTTGCCTCACTAAGACTGGAACTGATGCTAACCCCGCGTTACGCTGTCCTTCATGACCCAGTTGACGATTCGATTTCGCGACGTGGAACTGGAACGACGCGTACGCGAAGAGGCGCGGCGTCGCGACACGTCGTTGAACAAGGCCGCCCTGGCGCTGATGCGGAAAGGAGCGGGCATGGGCGGCCCCGGCGAAGGGCCGCCGACCATCGGCAACGCCCTCGACCGTTTCTTCGGCTCGTGGTCGGCAGAGGAGGAGCGTACCGTCCTGGAAGCGGTGGCGGAGCTGGACCGGGCCGACGACCCGTTCTGGCGATGATCCTGGCACTCGACACCAACGTGTACACCGCGTACATGCGCGGTGCCGCCGAGGTCAGAGCGAAAGTCCGTGCTGCGCAGCGGGTCGTGCTACCGGTGGCGACGGTGGCAGAGCTGCTGTACGGCTTCCGCCATGGTACCCGTTACGACAAGAATCGGACGCAACTGGAGGAGTTTCTCGCCAGTCCGTTCGTCGAATTCCATCCCGCGACCTTCGAGACCGCCGATCGCTTCGGCCGCATATCCGCGCAGTTGCGGCGCGCCGGCACGCCGATTCCGGTGAACGACGTGTGGATCGCTGCGCAGGCCATGGAAAGCGGCGCCGTGCTGCTGACCGGCGACGGCCACTTCGAACGCATCTCCGGCCTGGCGTTCAGCCGGGTCGAACCGTCCGGCGCCCGGTGACGGCTGGAGGAGGCACCGCGCGGGGCGACCACGTTCTCATCCGCATCACCTGACCGCGGCGTACGGCGCAAGCAGCCACTCGGCGGCCGCTTGCACCACTACCCCGGCGAGCGGCTGCGGGGGGAACGCGTCACCGGTCAGGGTTATCAGCCGCCGGCCGGCGCGCGGGAACCGATCGCCGGCCGCCGCCAGGGCGCGCAGCTCGCGGGCCGCGGTCGCCGGGTCGGAGGCGTCCGCACACACCTGGATCAGCTCCATGCCGCCGCCGGCGTCGCGGGCGAGAAAATCCACCTCGTAGCCCTCCGGGGTGCGCACGTACGTGACCTCGCGCCGGCGGCGCTCCAGTTCGATCAGGACCGCGGTCTCCAGCGCGTGTCCGACGTTGGCGCGCCCGCTGCGGTCGAACACCGGGATCAAGCCGGGGTCGACCGGGTACGCCTTGCGCGGATTGACCATCCGCTGGCGCTCGGAAGCCGACTCCATCCACACCACCCGCACCAGGTAGCAGTCCTCCAGGTAAGCGAGGTATTCGTGCAGCGTGTCCCGGCCCACCGGCAGGCCCTGGGAACGCAGCGCGGCGTGGAACTTCTCCACGCTGAAGGTGGAACCGGCGTTACCCAGGAGGTGCCGCACCAGCCAGCGCAGCGCCGCGACGTTACGCACCTGGTGGCGCTCCACCACGTCGCGCAGCACCGCCACGTCCACGTAGTCGCGATGGAGCTGATGCCGCGACTCGGGGTCCAGTCCTTGCGCCTCCGGAAATCCGCCGGCGGCCAGCCAGTCGAGCAGCGCCCGCTCCAGTCGATGACGTTCGCGCGTCGATGCGCGATCCTGGGGACCGGGGATCGAGAACCCCCGGTGGTGCAGCGCTTCAGCGAACGCGAACGGATGGATCAGCACCTGCCACGCCCGGCCGCGCAGCGCGGTGGCGATCTCACGCGACAGCAGCGCCGCCGACGATCCGCTGATCAACACCTCGCC from Spirochaetaceae bacterium harbors:
- a CDS encoding adenylosuccinate synthase, translating into MPVTAVVGANWGDEGKGKLCDYLAETADVVIRFQGGKNAGHTIINQYGKFALHLVPCGVCHAHTTNLLGPGVAVDVAALLAELAELRERGAPNPRVLIADRAQVVLPWHVELDRLEEARRGAAKFGSTQSGIAPFYADKYLKVGFQVRELFDAGHLRGRLEHTLPRINVLREHLYDAAPLALERVVEEMLALGAGVREMVVDSTALLQAALRDGKHLLLEGQLGALRDPDHGIYPYVTSSSPLAGFATVGAGVPAHAIDRVVATVKAYSSCVGAGPFTTELTGPCGDELRERGGDAGEYGATTGRPRRVGWFDAVATRYGCAVQGATELAVTLLDVLGYLDAIPVCTAYEVDGRRVDDFPATAVLERARPVYETLPGWRCDISGARSFAELPPEAQSYVRAIETAAGIPVRWVSIGPRRDQLIHVT
- a CDS encoding type II toxin-antitoxin system VapC family toxin translates to MILALDTNVYTAYMRGAAEVRAKVRAAQRVVLPVATVAELLYGFRHGTRYDKNRTQLEEFLASPFVEFHPATFETADRFGRISAQLRRAGTPIPVNDVWIAAQAMESGAVLLTGDGHFERISGLAFSRVEPSGAR
- a CDS encoding ATP-binding protein, with the translated sequence MRQALEEQLADSLARPLPSLTPRRVFGRSVLPGKATAVTGMRRAGKTTFLHQMRRERVDRGIARDLLPFVSFEDERLAGLEAAELGVLVDEYYRRVPRAHDGTVTWCFDEIQLVPGWERFVRRLLDAGAGAGEVLISGSSAALLSREIATALRGRAWQVLIHPFAFAEALHHRGFSIPGPQDRASTRERHRLERALLDWLAAGGFPEAQGLDPESRHQLHRDYVDVAVLRDVVERHQVRNVAALRWLVRHLLGNAGSTFSVEKFHAALRSQGLPVGRDTLHEYLAYLEDCYLVRVVWMESASERQRMVNPRKAYPVDPGLIPVFDRSGRANVGHALETAVLIELERRRREVTYVRTPEGYEVDFLARDAGGGMELIQVCADASDPATAARELRALAAAGDRFPRAGRRLITLTGDAFPPQPLAGVVVQAAAEWLLAPYAAVR